From Polyodon spathula isolate WHYD16114869_AA chromosome 24, ASM1765450v1, whole genome shotgun sequence, one genomic window encodes:
- the hcst gene encoding hematopoietic cell signal transducer, translating into MADRVIFSVLAVLLCLSGAVLGQQQPDCSHCYKIEPRVMAGIIATDVVLTVLIVVFVYYLASRRREKKEKADKVYINMPNVERRPYLKP; encoded by the exons ATGGCTGACAGGGTGATATTCTCGGTCCTCGCTGTGCTGCTCTGCTTGTCTG GTGCGGTGCTTGGACAACAACAGCCAG ACTGCAGTCACTGCTATAAGATCGAACCCAGGGTCATGGCGGGGATCATTGCCACGGACGTGGTTCTCACTGTCCTCATCGTGGTCTTTGTCTATTACTTGGCCAGCCGACGGAGAGAGAAGAAGGAAAAAG CAGACAAGGTCTACATAAACATGCCTAACGTGGAGCGGAGACCCTACCTGAAGCCATGA
- the LOC121298886 gene encoding NF-kappa-B inhibitor delta-like isoform X2, with product MGAAGPVPQTGFNEWQQSQPSPPTQHNYYPQEEYFHYSPPIPGVYPPMSNSYGPLQTPPELHNFDEHVSSSLVAMALPQASSFHWPQQTGGQCQGTSGIHLFGASAMQMDSGQLEAARMFIQRLDISKKVWQDEDGDTILHIYTAKGLREFAYAAAEHLRELGKLDSKEHKGKTPLLVAVTANQPAIVQDLISLGADVNACDIKGQTALHLAATYGFPSVMRAVLYGGLSIPVDLEIRNFEGLTPLHCAVISHSSTLKSLASQPDMQSQAQDKLSCIHLLLQHGASPISQDIKSNKTVLHLAVKEGNLPLVQFLLELNYPEMYNFVNMKAHGNTALHMAAGLHGHCYQEDIVRLLLSRGADPSIRNLENDQAAHLLQPGERGEQLKHILKKGRVMSSSRRRIVSL from the exons ATGGGTGCCGCTGGTCCTGTCCCCCAGACTGGGTTTAATGAATGGCAGCAGTCCCAGCCATCCCCTCCCACCCAGCACAACTACTACCCCCAGGAAGAATATTTCCATTACAGCCCCCCCATCCCCGGAGTGTACCCGCCCATGAGCAACAGCTACGGCCCCTTGCAGACACCCCCTGAATTGCATAATTTT GATGAACATGTGTCATCTTCATTGGTGGCTATGGCTTTGCCTCAAGCCTCCAGTTTCCACTGGCCGCAGCAGACAGGAGGACAGTGCCAGGGGACCTCGGGGATCCACCTCTTCGGGGCATCCGCGATGCAGATGGACAGCGGGCAGCTGGAGGCAGCCAGGATGTTCATCCAGAGATTGGACATCAGCAAGAAGGTGTGGCAGGACGAGGACGGAGACAC GATCCTGCACATCTACACAGCAAAGGGCTTGAGAGAGTTTGCGTATGCAGCTGCGGAGCACCTCCGTGAGCTGGGAAAGCTGGACTCTAAAGAGCACAAGGGGAAG ACTCCTCTGCTGGTAGCGGTCACAGCCAATCAGCCTGCGATCGTCCAGGACCTGATTTCTCTGGGCGCTGATGTCAATGCCTGTGATATTAAGGGGCAGACGGCTCTCCACCTCGCGGCGACGTATGGCTTCCCTTCCGTCATGCGG GCTGTTCTGTATGGAGGACTAAGCATTCCCGTTGATCTGGAGATTCGCAACTTTGAAG GCCTGACCCcgctgcactgtgctgtcatcTCCCACAGCTCCACCCTGAAGAGCCTGGCTTCCCAGCCAGATATGCAGAGCCAGGCCCAGGACAAGCTGAGCTGCATTCACCTGCTCCTGCAGCACGGAGCTTCACCCATCAGCCAG GATATAAAGAGCAACAAGACTGTGCTTCACTTGGCTGTGAAGGAGGGGAACCTGCCTCTGGTTCAATTCCTCTTGGAGCTCAACTACCCTGAAATGTACAACTTTGTCAACATGAAG GCCCATggcaacactgcactgcacatggCAGCCGGGCTCCATGGTCACTGTTACCAGGAGGACATTGTGCGCCTGCTGCTGAGCCGAGGGGCCGATCCCAGCATCCGCAACCTGGAGAATGACCAGGCAGCCCACCTGCTGCAGCCTGGAGAGAGGGGGGAGCAG CTCAAGCACATCCTGAAAAAGGGCAGAGTGATGTCATCCTCTCGTCGCAGAATCGTCTCCTTATAG
- the LOC121298856 gene encoding TYRO protein tyrosine kinase-binding protein: MERRGSSSAVLLILAGLCGSVCGQQNCKSCYQMGMGAIIGIVTGDIILTVLIALSVFCFATRINESRLEALKGTSDIKMKGKVSANTESTYQELQRHKQDIYSDLRQCS, encoded by the exons ATGGAAAGGCGAGGTTCCTCTTCAGCAGTGCTGCTCATTCTAGCGGGGCTGTGTG GTTCTGTGTGTGGGCAGCAAA ACTGCAAATCCTGTTACCAGATGGGCATGGGCGCCATTATTGGGATCGTCACTGGAGACATCATCCTCACCGTCCTCATCGCTCTCTCCGTCTTTTGCTTCGCCACCCGCATCAATGAGAGCCGCCTGGAGGCACTGAAAG GGACAAGTGACATCAAGATGAAAGGAAAGGTGTCCGCAAACACAGAGTCTACATACCAG gaGCTTCAAAGACACAAACAAGACATCTACAGTGACCTGAGGCAATGCAGCTAA
- the LOC121298886 gene encoding NF-kappa-B inhibitor delta-like isoform X1, which translates to MHWQKPPKEKLCYPPPTVKKLLEQKRKRETTSASTGTPAAGPSVPTPVQAIEPGQSSFPESMGAAGPVPQTGFNEWQQSQPSPPTQHNYYPQEEYFHYSPPIPGVYPPMSNSYGPLQTPPELHNFDEHVSSSLVAMALPQASSFHWPQQTGGQCQGTSGIHLFGASAMQMDSGQLEAARMFIQRLDISKKVWQDEDGDTILHIYTAKGLREFAYAAAEHLRELGKLDSKEHKGKTPLLVAVTANQPAIVQDLISLGADVNACDIKGQTALHLAATYGFPSVMRAVLYGGLSIPVDLEIRNFEGLTPLHCAVISHSSTLKSLASQPDMQSQAQDKLSCIHLLLQHGASPISQDIKSNKTVLHLAVKEGNLPLVQFLLELNYPEMYNFVNMKAHGNTALHMAAGLHGHCYQEDIVRLLLSRGADPSIRNLENDQAAHLLQPGERGEQLKHILKKGRVMSSSRRRIVSL; encoded by the exons ATGCACTGGCAGAAAC cgCCAAAGGAGAAGCTGTGTTACCCTCCGCCCACTGTAAAGAAACTGCTGGAGCAGAAGCGCAAGCGAGAGACCACCTCTGCAAGCACTGGGACCCCCGCTGCCGGCCCCTCA GTGCCAACACCAGTTCAAGCTATCGAACCAG GTCAGAGTAGCTTCCCGGAGAGCATGGGTGCCGCTGGTCCTGTCCCCCAGACTGGGTTTAATGAATGGCAGCAGTCCCAGCCATCCCCTCCCACCCAGCACAACTACTACCCCCAGGAAGAATATTTCCATTACAGCCCCCCCATCCCCGGAGTGTACCCGCCCATGAGCAACAGCTACGGCCCCTTGCAGACACCCCCTGAATTGCATAATTTT GATGAACATGTGTCATCTTCATTGGTGGCTATGGCTTTGCCTCAAGCCTCCAGTTTCCACTGGCCGCAGCAGACAGGAGGACAGTGCCAGGGGACCTCGGGGATCCACCTCTTCGGGGCATCCGCGATGCAGATGGACAGCGGGCAGCTGGAGGCAGCCAGGATGTTCATCCAGAGATTGGACATCAGCAAGAAGGTGTGGCAGGACGAGGACGGAGACAC GATCCTGCACATCTACACAGCAAAGGGCTTGAGAGAGTTTGCGTATGCAGCTGCGGAGCACCTCCGTGAGCTGGGAAAGCTGGACTCTAAAGAGCACAAGGGGAAG ACTCCTCTGCTGGTAGCGGTCACAGCCAATCAGCCTGCGATCGTCCAGGACCTGATTTCTCTGGGCGCTGATGTCAATGCCTGTGATATTAAGGGGCAGACGGCTCTCCACCTCGCGGCGACGTATGGCTTCCCTTCCGTCATGCGG GCTGTTCTGTATGGAGGACTAAGCATTCCCGTTGATCTGGAGATTCGCAACTTTGAAG GCCTGACCCcgctgcactgtgctgtcatcTCCCACAGCTCCACCCTGAAGAGCCTGGCTTCCCAGCCAGATATGCAGAGCCAGGCCCAGGACAAGCTGAGCTGCATTCACCTGCTCCTGCAGCACGGAGCTTCACCCATCAGCCAG GATATAAAGAGCAACAAGACTGTGCTTCACTTGGCTGTGAAGGAGGGGAACCTGCCTCTGGTTCAATTCCTCTTGGAGCTCAACTACCCTGAAATGTACAACTTTGTCAACATGAAG GCCCATggcaacactgcactgcacatggCAGCCGGGCTCCATGGTCACTGTTACCAGGAGGACATTGTGCGCCTGCTGCTGAGCCGAGGGGCCGATCCCAGCATCCGCAACCTGGAGAATGACCAGGCAGCCCACCTGCTGCAGCCTGGAGAGAGGGGGGAGCAG CTCAAGCACATCCTGAAAAAGGGCAGAGTGATGTCATCCTCTCGTCGCAGAATCGTCTCCTTATAG